One Obesumbacterium proteus DNA window includes the following coding sequences:
- the nudB gene encoding dihydroneopterin triphosphate diphosphatase, translating into MAYKRPESILVVIYARQSGRVLMLQRRDDPDFWQSVTGSLEEGESAPHAAQREVKEEVGIDISGESLSLMDCQHCVEFELFAHLRHRYAPGVTRNLEHWFCLALPSEREIPLTEHLAYQWLDVEQAAQLTKSWSNRQAIEELVH; encoded by the coding sequence ATGGCATATAAGCGTCCTGAGTCGATTCTGGTGGTCATTTATGCCCGCCAGAGTGGTCGGGTGCTGATGTTACAGCGGCGCGACGATCCTGATTTCTGGCAGTCGGTTACCGGCAGTTTAGAAGAGGGTGAATCTGCGCCGCACGCCGCACAGCGTGAAGTAAAGGAAGAAGTCGGTATTGATATTTCAGGTGAAAGCCTGTCATTGATGGACTGTCAGCACTGTGTGGAGTTTGAGTTATTTGCGCATTTGCGCCATCGCTATGCACCCGGTGTAACTCGCAATTTGGAGCACTGGTTCTGTTTGGCGCTGCCGTCAGAGAGAGAGATCCCACTAACGGAACATCTGGCTTATCAATGGCTAGACGTTGAGCAGGCTGCCCAGCTCACCAAATCGTGGAGCAACCGGCAGGCGATTGAAGAACTCGTTCATTGA